In the genome of Xenopus laevis strain J_2021 chromosome 1S, Xenopus_laevis_v10.1, whole genome shotgun sequence, one region contains:
- the eif2ak3.S gene encoding eukaryotic translation initiation factor 2-alpha kinase 3 isoform X3: MEGRSVWVWRFGLSLVTLLLVRAAAAGLLEQEAPGGDVAAYPWEEEESAAGSSLSSLSSGAAAFPAGEVTVEDVESGAEQEHAERMKDERRPSRSLVIISTLDGRIAALDAENHGRKQWDFDIGSGSLVSSSLSKPEVFGNKMIIPSLDGDLFQWDRDRESMEAVPFTVESLLESSHKFGDDVVLVGGKSLTTYGLSATTGKVKYICSAMGCRRWNEDESEQDDILLLHRKQKTVRAVGPRSGNEKWNFSVGHFELRYIPDIEPGVGFIEGQLEPTYSTDESRIISDGDDQEVGTTDLAIKVSVADWKVMAFNRKLDHLEWEHQFCTPIASAWLVRNGKVVPISLFDDTSYTSDDEILEDEEDLVEAARGATESSFYLGMYRGQLYLQSSVRISEKFPVNPTALDTRNKDNAIISLPRIKWKPLIHSPSRTPVLVGSDEFDKCLSNDKFSHEEYSNGALSVLQYPYDNGYYLPYYKRERNKRGTQITVGILENPNYKNIRKKDPVLLLHWWKEIVGTILFCITATTYVVRKLFQPNLSSARKRKESETQCQTDCKYDAINGDLKDNLSDYKNCGYVSRYLTDFEPIQCLGRGGFGVVFEARNKVDDCNYAIKRIRLPNRELAREKVMREVKALAKLEHPGIVRYFNAWLEAPPELWQEKMDELWLKDGSTDWPLSSPTPLDGPSVKVRSVDPYSMKEQVEVITPSESYSYLPSAFIAVQGESEEASPRRQSRSEAFNESSLVNLQDSCLSDFDLDDGSEDENTGIWYEHCPRTAADIGVPERTSSSIVFEDSGCDNSSNHVDKAEVSVLITNSEFSERESASQDSNESKPTSTSTLSESPPRPNSLCLDLNKNAAESIKPSSPKVYLYIQMQLCRKENLKDWMSVRCSLQERPQAESLHVFLQIAEAVEFLHSKGLMHRDLKPSNIFFTVDDVVKVGDFGLVTAMDQEEDEETVLTPMPAYARHTGQVGTKLYMSPEQIFGQSYSHKVDIFSLGLILFELLYPFSTQMERVRVLTELRDLKFPELFTERYATEQKMVLHMLSHNPNERPEVEEIIENPVFDSIDLLGKLALRQRSRSLSASGIKTFRQSSK, translated from the exons CAGGTCTCTGGTTATTATCAGCACTTTAGATGGGAGAATTGCAGCACTGGATGCAGAGAATCATGGCCGAAAACAATGGGACTTTGATATTGGCTCTGGTTCCCTTGTGTCTTCCAGCCTTAGTAAGCCAGAG gTTTTTGGCAATAAAATGATTATTCCCTCCCTGGATGGTGACCTATTTCAGTGGGATCGAGacagagaaagtatggaagctgTTCCGTTTACTGTAGAGTCTCTGCTGGAGTCTTCACACAAGTTCGGAGATGATGTGGTACTAGTTGGAGGGAAATCTCTAACAACATATGGCCTCAGTGCAACCACTGGGAAG GTAAAATATATCTGCTCTGCCATGGGCTGTCGGCGGTGGAATGAAGATGAATCTGAGCAGGATGATATATTATTGTTGCACAGAAAGCAAAAAACAGTGCGGGCAGTGGGTCCCCGCAGTGGGAATGAAAA GTGGAATTTCAGCGTTGGACACTTTGAATTGAGATATATCCCAGATATTGAGCCTGGAGTTGGGTTTATTGAAGGGCAGCTTGAGCCAACTTATAGCACCGATGAGTCTAGGATTATTTCTGATGGAGATGACCAAGAAGTTGGAACCACAGATTTGGCCATCAAGGTTTCTGTAGCTGACTGGAAGGTTATGGCTTTCAACAGAAAGCTTGACCATTTGGAGTGGGAACACCAG TTCTGCACTCCAATCGCTTCAGCCTGGCTCGTTCGAAATGGAAAGGTTGTTCCCATTAGCCTTTTTGATGATACGAGTTATACATCGGATGATGAAATCCTCGAGGATGAAGAAGACCTTGTAGAGGCAGCAAGAGGTGCCACGGAGTCCAGCTTCTACTTAG GAATGTACCGCGGACAGCTTTACCTTCAATCATCTGTAAGAATTTCTGAGAAGTTTCCTGTAAATCCAACTGCATTGGATACTAGGAATAAGGACAATGCCATTATATCTCTACCCAGGATTAAATGGAAACCTTTAATTC ACTCACCCTCCCGGACTCCTGTTCTGGTTGGCTCAGATGAGTTTGATAAGTGCCTGAGCAATGATAAGTTCTCTCATGAAGAATACAGCAACGGTGCACTTTCTGTTCTGCAGTATCCATATG ATAATGGGTATTATTTGCCTTACTACAAGAGGGAACGGAACAAGCGAGGCACTCAGATCACTGTTGGGATCTTGGAGAATCCAAACTACAAAAACATTCGGAAGAAAGATCCAGTCCTTCTCCTGCACTGGTGGAAGGAGATTGTGGGCACAATCCTGTTCTGTATCACTGCCACCACTTATGTTGTGCGCAAGCTGTTCCAACCAAATCTAAGCAGTGCCAGG AAGAGAAAAGAGTCTGAGACACAGTGTCAAACTGACTGCAAATATGATGCTATAAACGGAGACCTGAAAGACAACTTGAGCGACTACAAGAATTGCGGCTACGTGTCACG GTACCTCACAGATTTTGAGCCCATTCAGTGCCTCGGCCGTGGAGGGTTTGGAGTGGTGTTTGAAGCCAGAAACAAAGTCGATGACTGTAACTACGCAATCAAGAGAATCCGCCTTCCAAATAG GGAACTCGCTCGAGAGAAAGTGATGCGTGAGGTAAAGGCCTTGGCCAAACTAGAGCACCCAGGCATCGTGCGCTATTTCAACGCATGGTTGGAAGCACCTCCAGAATTGTGGCAGGAAAAGATGGATGAACTGTGGTTAAAGGATGGAAG caCTGATTGGCCACTAAGCTCTCCCACCCCTCTGGATGGTCCTTCTGTAAAGGTCCGGAGCGTTGATCCATATTCAATGAAAGAGCAAGTAGAAGTAATCACCCCGTCGGAAAGCTACAGCTACCTGCCTTCTGCATTTATTGCTGTGCAAGGGGAGAGTGAGGAGGCATCACCTCGCAGGCAGTCCAGAAGCGAAGCTTTCAATGAGTCTTCCCTGGTAAACCTGCAGGACAGTTGCCTTTCAGACTTTGATTTAGATGACGGTTCTGAAGATGAGAACACAGGAATTTGGTATGAACATTGCCCTCGTACGGCGGCAGATATCGGGGTACCCGAAAGAACATCatcttctatagtttttgaagATTCTGGTTGTGACAATTCTTCCAACCACGTAGACAAGGCAGAGGTTTCAGTCCTTATCACGAATAGCGAGTTTTCAGAAAGAGAGAGCGCAAGCCAAGACTCTAATGAAAGCAAACCCACCTCCACAAGCACTTTATCTGAGTCTCCTCCCAGGCCCAACTCCTTATGTCTTGATCTAAATAAAAACGCTGCTGAAAGTATAAAGCCCAGCTCCCCAAAGGTTTACCTCTACATCCAGATGCAGCTGTGCCGTAAAGAGAACCTAAAAGACTGGATGAGTGTGCGTTGCTCACTACAGGAGCGGCCTCAGGCGGAAAGTCTTCATGTATTTTTGCAGATTGCAGAAGCCGTTGAGTTTTTACACAGCAAAGGGCTTATGCACAGGGATCTCAAG ccttccaatatattttttacagtagACGATGTAGTTAAAGTAGGAGATTTTGGGCTGGTGACTGCAATGGAccaagaagaagatgaagaaaccGTTTTAACACCAATGCCAGCATATGCCCGTCATACAGGTCAAGTGGGAACTAAACTGTATATGAGCCCCGAGCAG ATTTTTGGCCAAAGCTATTCCCACAAAGTGGATATCTTCTCCCTTGGGCTGATCTTGTTTGAGCTTTTATACCCATTTAGCACACAGATGGAGCGAGTCAGA GTATTAACAGAATTACGCGACTTGAAGTTCCCAGAACTATTTACAGAGCGATATGCCACCGAG caaaaaatggtACTGCACATGCTATCTCATAACCCAAATGAAAGGCCGGAGGTTGAAGAAATCATTGAGAACCCTGTGTTTGACAGCATTGACCTTCTTGGGAAGCTGGCCCTCAGACAGAGGTCTCGTTCCTTAAGCGCTTCCGGTATAAAGACTTTCAGGCAGTCCAGCAAGTGA
- the eif2ak3.S gene encoding eukaryotic translation initiation factor 2-alpha kinase 3 isoform X2 — protein sequence MEGRSVWVWRFGLSLVTLLLVRAAAAGLLEQEAPGGDVAAYPWEEEESAAGSSLSSLSSGAAAFPAGEVTVEDVESGAEQEHAERMKDERRPRSLVIISTLDGRIAALDAENHGRKQWDFDIGSGSLVSSSLSKPEVFGNKMIIPSLDGDLFQWDRDRESMEAVPFTVESLLESSHKFGDDVVLVGGKSLTTYGLSATTGKVKYICSAMGCRRWNEDESEQDDILLLHRKQKTVRAVGPRSGNEKWNFSVGHFELRYIPDIEPGVGFIEGQLEPTYSTDESRIISDGDDQEVGTTDLAIKVSVADWKVMAFNRKLDHLEWEHQFCTPIASAWLVRNGKVVPISLFDDTSYTSDDEILEDEEDLVEAARGATESSFYLGMYRGQLYLQSSVRISEKFPVNPTALDTRNKDNAIISLPRIKWKPLIHSPSRTPVLVGSDEFDKCLSNDKFSHEEYSNGALSVLQYPYGNPRLVQQRTARQIVVPVISVGHSVHTSALTDNGYYLPYYKRERNKRGTQITVGILENPNYKNIRKKDPVLLLHWWKEIVGTILFCITATTYVVRKLFQPNLSSARKRKESETQCQTDCKYDAINGDLKDNLSDYKNCGYVSRYLTDFEPIQCLGRGGFGVVFEARNKVDDCNYAIKRIRLPNRELAREKVMREVKALAKLEHPGIVRYFNAWLEAPPELWQEKMDELWLKDGSTDWPLSSPTPLDGPSVKVRSVDPYSMKEQVEVITPSESYSYLPSAFIAVQGESEEASPRRQSRSEAFNESSLVNLQDSCLSDFDLDDGSEDENTGIWYEHCPRTAADIGVPERTSSSIVFEDSGCDNSSNHVDKAEVSVLITNSEFSERESASQDSNESKPTSTSTLSESPPRPNSLCLDLNKNAAESIKPSSPKVYLYIQMQLCRKENLKDWMSVRCSLQERPQAESLHVFLQIAEAVEFLHSKGLMHRDLKPSNIFFTVDDVVKVGDFGLVTAMDQEEDEETVLTPMPAYARHTGQVGTKLYMSPEQIFGQSYSHKVDIFSLGLILFELLYPFSTQMERVRVLTELRDLKFPELFTERYATEQKMVLHMLSHNPNERPEVEEIIENPVFDSIDLLGKLALRQRSRSLSASGIKTFRQSSK from the exons GTCTCTGGTTATTATCAGCACTTTAGATGGGAGAATTGCAGCACTGGATGCAGAGAATCATGGCCGAAAACAATGGGACTTTGATATTGGCTCTGGTTCCCTTGTGTCTTCCAGCCTTAGTAAGCCAGAG gTTTTTGGCAATAAAATGATTATTCCCTCCCTGGATGGTGACCTATTTCAGTGGGATCGAGacagagaaagtatggaagctgTTCCGTTTACTGTAGAGTCTCTGCTGGAGTCTTCACACAAGTTCGGAGATGATGTGGTACTAGTTGGAGGGAAATCTCTAACAACATATGGCCTCAGTGCAACCACTGGGAAG GTAAAATATATCTGCTCTGCCATGGGCTGTCGGCGGTGGAATGAAGATGAATCTGAGCAGGATGATATATTATTGTTGCACAGAAAGCAAAAAACAGTGCGGGCAGTGGGTCCCCGCAGTGGGAATGAAAA GTGGAATTTCAGCGTTGGACACTTTGAATTGAGATATATCCCAGATATTGAGCCTGGAGTTGGGTTTATTGAAGGGCAGCTTGAGCCAACTTATAGCACCGATGAGTCTAGGATTATTTCTGATGGAGATGACCAAGAAGTTGGAACCACAGATTTGGCCATCAAGGTTTCTGTAGCTGACTGGAAGGTTATGGCTTTCAACAGAAAGCTTGACCATTTGGAGTGGGAACACCAG TTCTGCACTCCAATCGCTTCAGCCTGGCTCGTTCGAAATGGAAAGGTTGTTCCCATTAGCCTTTTTGATGATACGAGTTATACATCGGATGATGAAATCCTCGAGGATGAAGAAGACCTTGTAGAGGCAGCAAGAGGTGCCACGGAGTCCAGCTTCTACTTAG GAATGTACCGCGGACAGCTTTACCTTCAATCATCTGTAAGAATTTCTGAGAAGTTTCCTGTAAATCCAACTGCATTGGATACTAGGAATAAGGACAATGCCATTATATCTCTACCCAGGATTAAATGGAAACCTTTAATTC ACTCACCCTCCCGGACTCCTGTTCTGGTTGGCTCAGATGAGTTTGATAAGTGCCTGAGCAATGATAAGTTCTCTCATGAAGAATACAGCAACGGTGCACTTTCTGTTCTGCAGTATCCATATG GAAACCCAAGACTCGTACAGCAAAGAACTGCAAGACAGATAGTAGTGCCTGTGATCTCAGTTGGGCATTCTGTTCATACTTCAGCTCTGACTG ATAATGGGTATTATTTGCCTTACTACAAGAGGGAACGGAACAAGCGAGGCACTCAGATCACTGTTGGGATCTTGGAGAATCCAAACTACAAAAACATTCGGAAGAAAGATCCAGTCCTTCTCCTGCACTGGTGGAAGGAGATTGTGGGCACAATCCTGTTCTGTATCACTGCCACCACTTATGTTGTGCGCAAGCTGTTCCAACCAAATCTAAGCAGTGCCAGG AAGAGAAAAGAGTCTGAGACACAGTGTCAAACTGACTGCAAATATGATGCTATAAACGGAGACCTGAAAGACAACTTGAGCGACTACAAGAATTGCGGCTACGTGTCACG GTACCTCACAGATTTTGAGCCCATTCAGTGCCTCGGCCGTGGAGGGTTTGGAGTGGTGTTTGAAGCCAGAAACAAAGTCGATGACTGTAACTACGCAATCAAGAGAATCCGCCTTCCAAATAG GGAACTCGCTCGAGAGAAAGTGATGCGTGAGGTAAAGGCCTTGGCCAAACTAGAGCACCCAGGCATCGTGCGCTATTTCAACGCATGGTTGGAAGCACCTCCAGAATTGTGGCAGGAAAAGATGGATGAACTGTGGTTAAAGGATGGAAG caCTGATTGGCCACTAAGCTCTCCCACCCCTCTGGATGGTCCTTCTGTAAAGGTCCGGAGCGTTGATCCATATTCAATGAAAGAGCAAGTAGAAGTAATCACCCCGTCGGAAAGCTACAGCTACCTGCCTTCTGCATTTATTGCTGTGCAAGGGGAGAGTGAGGAGGCATCACCTCGCAGGCAGTCCAGAAGCGAAGCTTTCAATGAGTCTTCCCTGGTAAACCTGCAGGACAGTTGCCTTTCAGACTTTGATTTAGATGACGGTTCTGAAGATGAGAACACAGGAATTTGGTATGAACATTGCCCTCGTACGGCGGCAGATATCGGGGTACCCGAAAGAACATCatcttctatagtttttgaagATTCTGGTTGTGACAATTCTTCCAACCACGTAGACAAGGCAGAGGTTTCAGTCCTTATCACGAATAGCGAGTTTTCAGAAAGAGAGAGCGCAAGCCAAGACTCTAATGAAAGCAAACCCACCTCCACAAGCACTTTATCTGAGTCTCCTCCCAGGCCCAACTCCTTATGTCTTGATCTAAATAAAAACGCTGCTGAAAGTATAAAGCCCAGCTCCCCAAAGGTTTACCTCTACATCCAGATGCAGCTGTGCCGTAAAGAGAACCTAAAAGACTGGATGAGTGTGCGTTGCTCACTACAGGAGCGGCCTCAGGCGGAAAGTCTTCATGTATTTTTGCAGATTGCAGAAGCCGTTGAGTTTTTACACAGCAAAGGGCTTATGCACAGGGATCTCAAG ccttccaatatattttttacagtagACGATGTAGTTAAAGTAGGAGATTTTGGGCTGGTGACTGCAATGGAccaagaagaagatgaagaaaccGTTTTAACACCAATGCCAGCATATGCCCGTCATACAGGTCAAGTGGGAACTAAACTGTATATGAGCCCCGAGCAG ATTTTTGGCCAAAGCTATTCCCACAAAGTGGATATCTTCTCCCTTGGGCTGATCTTGTTTGAGCTTTTATACCCATTTAGCACACAGATGGAGCGAGTCAGA GTATTAACAGAATTACGCGACTTGAAGTTCCCAGAACTATTTACAGAGCGATATGCCACCGAG caaaaaatggtACTGCACATGCTATCTCATAACCCAAATGAAAGGCCGGAGGTTGAAGAAATCATTGAGAACCCTGTGTTTGACAGCATTGACCTTCTTGGGAAGCTGGCCCTCAGACAGAGGTCTCGTTCCTTAAGCGCTTCCGGTATAAAGACTTTCAGGCAGTCCAGCAAGTGA
- the eif2ak3.S gene encoding eukaryotic translation initiation factor 2-alpha kinase 3 isoform X1, producing MEGRSVWVWRFGLSLVTLLLVRAAAAGLLEQEAPGGDVAAYPWEEEESAAGSSLSSLSSGAAAFPAGEVTVEDVESGAEQEHAERMKDERRPSRSLVIISTLDGRIAALDAENHGRKQWDFDIGSGSLVSSSLSKPEVFGNKMIIPSLDGDLFQWDRDRESMEAVPFTVESLLESSHKFGDDVVLVGGKSLTTYGLSATTGKVKYICSAMGCRRWNEDESEQDDILLLHRKQKTVRAVGPRSGNEKWNFSVGHFELRYIPDIEPGVGFIEGQLEPTYSTDESRIISDGDDQEVGTTDLAIKVSVADWKVMAFNRKLDHLEWEHQFCTPIASAWLVRNGKVVPISLFDDTSYTSDDEILEDEEDLVEAARGATESSFYLGMYRGQLYLQSSVRISEKFPVNPTALDTRNKDNAIISLPRIKWKPLIHSPSRTPVLVGSDEFDKCLSNDKFSHEEYSNGALSVLQYPYGNPRLVQQRTARQIVVPVISVGHSVHTSALTDNGYYLPYYKRERNKRGTQITVGILENPNYKNIRKKDPVLLLHWWKEIVGTILFCITATTYVVRKLFQPNLSSARKRKESETQCQTDCKYDAINGDLKDNLSDYKNCGYVSRYLTDFEPIQCLGRGGFGVVFEARNKVDDCNYAIKRIRLPNRELAREKVMREVKALAKLEHPGIVRYFNAWLEAPPELWQEKMDELWLKDGSTDWPLSSPTPLDGPSVKVRSVDPYSMKEQVEVITPSESYSYLPSAFIAVQGESEEASPRRQSRSEAFNESSLVNLQDSCLSDFDLDDGSEDENTGIWYEHCPRTAADIGVPERTSSSIVFEDSGCDNSSNHVDKAEVSVLITNSEFSERESASQDSNESKPTSTSTLSESPPRPNSLCLDLNKNAAESIKPSSPKVYLYIQMQLCRKENLKDWMSVRCSLQERPQAESLHVFLQIAEAVEFLHSKGLMHRDLKPSNIFFTVDDVVKVGDFGLVTAMDQEEDEETVLTPMPAYARHTGQVGTKLYMSPEQIFGQSYSHKVDIFSLGLILFELLYPFSTQMERVRVLTELRDLKFPELFTERYATEQKMVLHMLSHNPNERPEVEEIIENPVFDSIDLLGKLALRQRSRSLSASGIKTFRQSSK from the exons CAGGTCTCTGGTTATTATCAGCACTTTAGATGGGAGAATTGCAGCACTGGATGCAGAGAATCATGGCCGAAAACAATGGGACTTTGATATTGGCTCTGGTTCCCTTGTGTCTTCCAGCCTTAGTAAGCCAGAG gTTTTTGGCAATAAAATGATTATTCCCTCCCTGGATGGTGACCTATTTCAGTGGGATCGAGacagagaaagtatggaagctgTTCCGTTTACTGTAGAGTCTCTGCTGGAGTCTTCACACAAGTTCGGAGATGATGTGGTACTAGTTGGAGGGAAATCTCTAACAACATATGGCCTCAGTGCAACCACTGGGAAG GTAAAATATATCTGCTCTGCCATGGGCTGTCGGCGGTGGAATGAAGATGAATCTGAGCAGGATGATATATTATTGTTGCACAGAAAGCAAAAAACAGTGCGGGCAGTGGGTCCCCGCAGTGGGAATGAAAA GTGGAATTTCAGCGTTGGACACTTTGAATTGAGATATATCCCAGATATTGAGCCTGGAGTTGGGTTTATTGAAGGGCAGCTTGAGCCAACTTATAGCACCGATGAGTCTAGGATTATTTCTGATGGAGATGACCAAGAAGTTGGAACCACAGATTTGGCCATCAAGGTTTCTGTAGCTGACTGGAAGGTTATGGCTTTCAACAGAAAGCTTGACCATTTGGAGTGGGAACACCAG TTCTGCACTCCAATCGCTTCAGCCTGGCTCGTTCGAAATGGAAAGGTTGTTCCCATTAGCCTTTTTGATGATACGAGTTATACATCGGATGATGAAATCCTCGAGGATGAAGAAGACCTTGTAGAGGCAGCAAGAGGTGCCACGGAGTCCAGCTTCTACTTAG GAATGTACCGCGGACAGCTTTACCTTCAATCATCTGTAAGAATTTCTGAGAAGTTTCCTGTAAATCCAACTGCATTGGATACTAGGAATAAGGACAATGCCATTATATCTCTACCCAGGATTAAATGGAAACCTTTAATTC ACTCACCCTCCCGGACTCCTGTTCTGGTTGGCTCAGATGAGTTTGATAAGTGCCTGAGCAATGATAAGTTCTCTCATGAAGAATACAGCAACGGTGCACTTTCTGTTCTGCAGTATCCATATG GAAACCCAAGACTCGTACAGCAAAGAACTGCAAGACAGATAGTAGTGCCTGTGATCTCAGTTGGGCATTCTGTTCATACTTCAGCTCTGACTG ATAATGGGTATTATTTGCCTTACTACAAGAGGGAACGGAACAAGCGAGGCACTCAGATCACTGTTGGGATCTTGGAGAATCCAAACTACAAAAACATTCGGAAGAAAGATCCAGTCCTTCTCCTGCACTGGTGGAAGGAGATTGTGGGCACAATCCTGTTCTGTATCACTGCCACCACTTATGTTGTGCGCAAGCTGTTCCAACCAAATCTAAGCAGTGCCAGG AAGAGAAAAGAGTCTGAGACACAGTGTCAAACTGACTGCAAATATGATGCTATAAACGGAGACCTGAAAGACAACTTGAGCGACTACAAGAATTGCGGCTACGTGTCACG GTACCTCACAGATTTTGAGCCCATTCAGTGCCTCGGCCGTGGAGGGTTTGGAGTGGTGTTTGAAGCCAGAAACAAAGTCGATGACTGTAACTACGCAATCAAGAGAATCCGCCTTCCAAATAG GGAACTCGCTCGAGAGAAAGTGATGCGTGAGGTAAAGGCCTTGGCCAAACTAGAGCACCCAGGCATCGTGCGCTATTTCAACGCATGGTTGGAAGCACCTCCAGAATTGTGGCAGGAAAAGATGGATGAACTGTGGTTAAAGGATGGAAG caCTGATTGGCCACTAAGCTCTCCCACCCCTCTGGATGGTCCTTCTGTAAAGGTCCGGAGCGTTGATCCATATTCAATGAAAGAGCAAGTAGAAGTAATCACCCCGTCGGAAAGCTACAGCTACCTGCCTTCTGCATTTATTGCTGTGCAAGGGGAGAGTGAGGAGGCATCACCTCGCAGGCAGTCCAGAAGCGAAGCTTTCAATGAGTCTTCCCTGGTAAACCTGCAGGACAGTTGCCTTTCAGACTTTGATTTAGATGACGGTTCTGAAGATGAGAACACAGGAATTTGGTATGAACATTGCCCTCGTACGGCGGCAGATATCGGGGTACCCGAAAGAACATCatcttctatagtttttgaagATTCTGGTTGTGACAATTCTTCCAACCACGTAGACAAGGCAGAGGTTTCAGTCCTTATCACGAATAGCGAGTTTTCAGAAAGAGAGAGCGCAAGCCAAGACTCTAATGAAAGCAAACCCACCTCCACAAGCACTTTATCTGAGTCTCCTCCCAGGCCCAACTCCTTATGTCTTGATCTAAATAAAAACGCTGCTGAAAGTATAAAGCCCAGCTCCCCAAAGGTTTACCTCTACATCCAGATGCAGCTGTGCCGTAAAGAGAACCTAAAAGACTGGATGAGTGTGCGTTGCTCACTACAGGAGCGGCCTCAGGCGGAAAGTCTTCATGTATTTTTGCAGATTGCAGAAGCCGTTGAGTTTTTACACAGCAAAGGGCTTATGCACAGGGATCTCAAG ccttccaatatattttttacagtagACGATGTAGTTAAAGTAGGAGATTTTGGGCTGGTGACTGCAATGGAccaagaagaagatgaagaaaccGTTTTAACACCAATGCCAGCATATGCCCGTCATACAGGTCAAGTGGGAACTAAACTGTATATGAGCCCCGAGCAG ATTTTTGGCCAAAGCTATTCCCACAAAGTGGATATCTTCTCCCTTGGGCTGATCTTGTTTGAGCTTTTATACCCATTTAGCACACAGATGGAGCGAGTCAGA GTATTAACAGAATTACGCGACTTGAAGTTCCCAGAACTATTTACAGAGCGATATGCCACCGAG caaaaaatggtACTGCACATGCTATCTCATAACCCAAATGAAAGGCCGGAGGTTGAAGAAATCATTGAGAACCCTGTGTTTGACAGCATTGACCTTCTTGGGAAGCTGGCCCTCAGACAGAGGTCTCGTTCCTTAAGCGCTTCCGGTATAAAGACTTTCAGGCAGTCCAGCAAGTGA